From a single Solanum dulcamara chromosome 4, daSolDulc1.2, whole genome shotgun sequence genomic region:
- the LOC129884802 gene encoding uclacyanin-3-like, with amino-acid sequence MAVSAVVTLLFLLVASPVAFAANHVVGGSGGWTQSGDYTTWAAGETFTVGDTLEFNYGGSHGVDVINKDDYDNCNTGNAIESHSDGKTTIKLSKSGPMYFTCPTFGHCQSGMKLSIDVKDSSTPATPSTPSTTPSTPSTTPSTPSDSPATPNTPTKSTPTTPNGATGVFGSMSKFVVGVSVVLGALFVFIC; translated from the exons ATGGCAGTGTCAGCGGTAGTAACTCTCCTCTTTCTTCTTGTTGCTTCTCCGGTGGCTTTTGCTGCCAACCATGTCGTCGGAGGCAGCGGCGGGTGGACCCAATCTGGAGATTACACCACTTGGGCTGCTGGTGAAACCTTCACCGTTGGTGACACCCTTG AGTTCAACTATGGTGGAAGTCACGGAGTGGATGTAATTAACAAAGATGACTATGACAATTGCAACACCGGTAACGCCATCGAGTCACACAGTGATGGAAAGACCACAATCAAACTTTCCAAATCTGGTCCAATGTACTTTACTTGTCCTACTTTTGGTCATTGTCAATCTGGCATGAAATTGTCTATTGACGTCAAAGATAGCTCCACTCCTGCTACTCCATCAACTCCGTCAACTACTCCTTCAACTCCGTCAACtactccttcaactccttctgATTCACCAGCCACACCTAATACTCCCACGAAGTCTACGCCAACGACACCTAATGGAGCAACCGGAGTTTTTGGCAGCATGAGCAAATTTGTGGTCGGAGTTTCAGTTGTATTGGGAGCTTTGTTTGTGTTCATATGCTAG